A window from Anser cygnoides isolate HZ-2024a breed goose chromosome 1, Taihu_goose_T2T_genome, whole genome shotgun sequence encodes these proteins:
- the N6AMT1 gene encoding methyltransferase N6AMT1 isoform X2 has protein sequence MAGPALPTPRYEHVGRFGEVYAPAEDTFLLLDALERDAARLRDAGCTDINPMAAYCTLETALLNNVHLQPVITDLVNGLSPRLNGKVDLLLFNPPYVVTPSEEVKSHGIEASWAGGKRGREVMDRVFPLVADLLSPGGLFYLVTIKENNPDEILETMKKHGLEGTRALSRQAGQEMLTILKFRKPG, from the exons ATGGCGGGCCCGGCGCTCCCCACGCCGCGGTACGAGCACGTGGGGCGGTTCGGGGAGGTGTACGCGCCGGCCGAGGACACCTTCCTGCTGCTCGACGCGCTGGAGCGCGACGCGGCGCGCCTGCGGGACGCCGG atgtACAGATATCAATCCGATGGCAGCTTACTGCACCCTGGAGACAGCTCTGCTCAACAATGTTCACCTTCAGCCAGTCATTACTGACTTG GTCAACGGATTGTCACCAAGATTAAATGGGAAGGTTGATCTACTGCTCTTTAATCCGCCATATGTGGTAACACCCTCTGAAgag GTGAAAAGCCATGGAATAGAGGCATCCTGGGCTGGTGGCAAAAGGGGCAGAGAAGTAATGGATCGAGTTTTTCCACTAGTGGCAGACTTGCTTTCACCAGGAGGATTATTCTACTTGGTcacaattaaagaaaataatccag ATGAAATTCTGGAAACAATGAAGAAACACGGCTTAGAAGGCACACGAGCACTTTCCAGACAAGCAGGACAAGAGATGCTTACCATCCTCAAATTTAGGAAACCTGGATAA
- the N6AMT1 gene encoding methyltransferase N6AMT1 isoform X1 gives MAGPALPTPRYEHVGRFGEVYAPAEDTFLLLDALERDAARLRDAGIDICLEIGSGSGVVSTFLASIIGSSALYICTDINPMAAYCTLETALLNNVHLQPVITDLVNGLSPRLNGKVDLLLFNPPYVVTPSEEVKSHGIEASWAGGKRGREVMDRVFPLVADLLSPGGLFYLVTIKENNPDEILETMKKHGLEGTRALSRQAGQEMLTILKFRKPG, from the exons ATGGCGGGCCCGGCGCTCCCCACGCCGCGGTACGAGCACGTGGGGCGGTTCGGGGAGGTGTACGCGCCGGCCGAGGACACCTTCCTGCTGCTCGACGCGCTGGAGCGCGACGCGGCGCGCCTGCGGGACGCCGG aaTTGACATCTGCCTTGAAATAGGGTCTGGATCCGGTGTGGTTTCAACATTTTTAGCTTCCATTATTGGATCCAGTGCACTCTACAT atgtACAGATATCAATCCGATGGCAGCTTACTGCACCCTGGAGACAGCTCTGCTCAACAATGTTCACCTTCAGCCAGTCATTACTGACTTG GTCAACGGATTGTCACCAAGATTAAATGGGAAGGTTGATCTACTGCTCTTTAATCCGCCATATGTGGTAACACCCTCTGAAgag GTGAAAAGCCATGGAATAGAGGCATCCTGGGCTGGTGGCAAAAGGGGCAGAGAAGTAATGGATCGAGTTTTTCCACTAGTGGCAGACTTGCTTTCACCAGGAGGATTATTCTACTTGGTcacaattaaagaaaataatccag ATGAAATTCTGGAAACAATGAAGAAACACGGCTTAGAAGGCACACGAGCACTTTCCAGACAAGCAGGACAAGAGATGCTTACCATCCTCAAATTTAGGAAACCTGGATAA
- the LTN1 gene encoding E3 ubiquitin-protein ligase listerin, with product MGGKNKQRTKGNLRPSSSGRAAELLAKERGTVPGFIGFGTSQGDLGYVPAVQGAEEIDSLVDADFRMVLRKLSKRDIITKLKAMQEFGTMCKEREAEVVKGVLPYWPRIYCKISLDHDRRVREATQQSFEQLILKVKKHLAPYLKSIMGYWLIAQCDTYSPAASAAKVAFEKAFPSSKQPEALAFCKDEILNVLQDHLLKETPDTLSDPQTVPEEEREAKFFRILTCSLLALKKLLSMLPKKEMQSLEEKLMSLLSQNKFWKYGKHSTPQVRSAFFELASAFCQYLPELVKGEAPRVCPAVLLSIDDSDAVVCPALWEAVLYVIATVEDCWSHVNAKKGVLPKLWTVLREGGRGLATVIYPNLLPFISKVPPGITEPKLEYFRTFFSSIIQGLSSERAIASPSESSAIITAFMECLRFAILQKVNEEDDQRQIHQMLINDQLVPIIDAVLQEPRLQNGPLFYQIAETLSSWEAKAEVSSDDGTEEVFQKLLTNFWDRLLKLCVLHVDKLDADEKPLFALSGMLEVLQNPKTATKPNNRKSVKIRFKDEDESERNTENGKLTEVRKNSDSEIQADLQHSSLLRKEPLENLVCNLSELSIVYVNEQKSEQHLKFLSALLSSFSSDRVFQVLLEQGNDTSSTAEAQKETKVHHENPSVQFLYMNVITWLKEDWRKDTQFLVDILYSVLNCCSSNDERKVILDDLTKMDLKWIIFLQIIQKACSSTTKLSLVSDWLKGSTLGERLVMLADDLCHLGLKPVPASTQSASSERWTVLSLVLSQHFKNESLIGETYVEKIIDKLQAALSKARDLSEAGNTEPSVSFICDVASSFFSSVKGCLLMPSSEDLLLTIFQLCAQRQDATHLTDLLVCKLKHTWMSGVKSLVHQLRSMQKQSSTFLLKSALWIKNQIQSSTLDVKSLQVLISAVSDLLSALLEADRQSGCLVGSYVEHVTPNRTEWVKLRESLSAEWMHKPLLEGRLSMNCEHLGSCVKLCGTTKLPGHLCTSALLSKMALLVLENGMDHGNDDAERKKIDNIIAELLYSLQWIEELENPPYLLLEYLHMLEEMHITYEKFSTLSNTTDLQQTIFDRSEEHGRLWSLTMAKLIRAENVVSCEMKHLFKTSEGFLPLTEGRLHTLQCLSAFLTEEEKKELVFHCVAKLMTCAQTELSSTDGAFGCLSILNSCLNDSSIDCDHLLPGILKIIMSWKNDNEDSFLFSCNLKETSAQLLGFNIEMIRYLPLLLKYSTAPLADNEWDFIMCSMLAWLETTCENHSLYHIPLVQIFACVSCDLASALSAYFESAAPETTENLPVNLISEWKEFFSEGIHNLLLPLLVKVTGETKTAAEGSFQNSVLTSLGEALTYISKDQLLNHKLPAKFVAGQKTNLPDKLQTLLNTLSPLLLFWARPVQISVYHMLYKLMPELPKFDDEDLKSYGDEEEESALSPPAALMSVLATQEVLLENILECIPVGEFAVIQPLSDEFCLVLGYLLTWKLTLTFFKAASSQLRVLYSQYLRRTKSLNKLLYHLFRLMPENPVFSGPTSEVPNKDTKTFFTEELHLDVKGTGALSSQIPHLACTVYHITLKDLPAMVRLWWNSCEKRVFNVVDKFTSKYVSSVLSSQEISSVQTSTQLFNGMTVKARSAAREVIATYSVDDIFIELIIQLPTNYPLGSITVESGKRVGVAVQQWRNWMLQLSTYLTHQNGSIMEGLSLWKNNVDKRFEGVEDCMICFSVIHGSNYSLPKKACRTCKKKFHSACLYKWFTSSNKSTCPLCRETFF from the exons ATGGGGGGCAAGAACAAGCAGCGCACCAAGGGCAACCTGCGG CCTTCTAGCAGCGGCCGAGCCGCAGAGCTCCTCGCCAAAGAACGTGGAACAGTGCCTGGGTTTATTGGCTTTGGAACGTCTCAGGGTGATCTCGGATATGTTCCTGCAGTTCAAGGAGCAGAGGAAATAGACAGCCTGGTGGATGCTGATTTTCGAATGGTGTTGCGAAAACTCTCTAAAAGGGACAtcataacaaaattaaaa GCTATGCAGGAGTTTGGGACGATgtgcaaagaaagagaagccGAAGTGGTTAAAGGTGTCCTTCCGTACTGGCCAAGAATTTATTGTAAAATTTCACTA GATCATGATCGCCGTGTTCGAGAAGCAACACAGCAGTCTTTTGAGCAACTGATtcttaaagtaaaaaaacaCTTGGCACCTTATTTAAAAAGTATCATGGGATACTGGCTGATTGCTCAGTGTGACACTTACtcccctgctgcttctgctgcaaaagtagcttttgaaaaagcttttccttcaaGCAAACAACCCGAAGCCTTAGCATTCTGTAAAGATGAAATTCTTAAT gTTCTTCAGGATCACCTTCTGAAGGAAACACCTGATACACTCAGTGATCCCCA aacTGTaccagaggaagagagagaagccAAATTTTTCCGGATTTTGACCTGTTCGTTGTTAGCTTTAAAAAAGTTGCTTAGCATGCTGCCAAAGAAAGAGATGCAGTCATTGGAGGAAAAATTAATGTCACTTCTGTCTCAAAACAAATTTTGGAAATATGGCAAACACAGCACACCACAG GTTCGTTCAGCTTTCTTTGAGCTGGCTTCTGCTTTTTGCCAGTACTTGCCTGAGCTGGTGAAAGGTGAAGCACCAAGAGTTTGTCCTGCTGTTCTTCTCAGCATTGACGACAGTGATGCAGTGGTGTGTCCTGCTCTTTGGGAAGCTGTGCTTTATGTTATTGCCACTGTTGAG GACTGTTGGAGTCATGTAAATGCCAAAAAGGGAGTTCTACCAAAGCTATGGACAGTGCTTCGTGAAGGTGGACGAGGCCTCGCTACTGTTATATACCCAAATCTCTTGCCGTTCATTAGCAAGGTACCTCCTGGCATCACAGAACCAAAGCTGGAATATTTCAGAACTTTTTTCAGCTCTATAATTCAAGG GTTGTCAAGCGAGCGAGCAATAGCCAGTCCTTCAGAAAGTTCAGCAATTATAACTGCGTTTATGGAATGTTTGCGCTTTGCCATACTACAGAAAGTAAATGAAGAAGATGACCAAAGACAAATCCATCAAATGCTAATAAATGACCag CTAGTTCCTATCATCGATGCTGTACTTCAGGAGCCCAGGTTACAAAATGGACCACTATTTTATCAAATAGCAGAAACACTGAGCTCCTGGGAAGCTAAAGCTGAAGTCTCCAGTGATGATGGTACAGAAGAAGTTTTCCAGAAACTATTGACAAATTTTTGGGACCGtcttttaaaattgtgtgtGCTTCATGTTGATAAGTTGGATGCTGATGAGAAACCATTGTTTGCCTTATCTGGTATGCTAGAAGTTCTTCAGAATCCAAAGACTGctacaaaaccaaacaacagaaaatctgtgaaaatcagatttaaagATGAGGATGAATCTGAAAGgaacacagaaaatggaaagcttACAGAAGTGAGAAAGAATAGTGATTCTGAAATTCAGGCTGACCTACAGCATAGTTCACTTCTAAGGAAAGAACCACTAGAAAATTTAGTCTGTAACCTTTCTGAATTGAGTATTGTGTATGTCAATGAACAGAAGTCAGAACAGCATTTGAAATTCCTTTCTGCCCTGCtcagttctttttcttcagacagaGTTTTTCAAGTACTTTTAGAGCAGGGAAATGACACAAGCTCTACTGCTGAAGcccagaaagaaacaaaagttcaTCATGAAAATCCATCTGTACAATTTCTTTATATGAATGTAATAACTTGGCTGAAAGAAGACTGGAGGAAAGACACACAGTTTCTGGTTGATATTTTGTACAGTGTGCTTAATTGTTGCAGCAGTAATGATGAAAGGAAAGTCATTCTTGATGATTTAACAAAG atgGATCTgaaatggattatttttcttcagataattCAGAAG GCATGTTCAAGTACAACAAAACTTTCCTTAGTCTCTGACTGGCTGAAAGGAAGTACGCTTGGAGAAAGACTTGTAATGCTGGCAGATGATTTGTGTCACCTCGGTTTAAAACCCGTACCAGCCTCAACACAATCAGCCTCTTCAGAAAGGTGGACCGTCCTGAGCTTGGTGTTGTcacaacactttaaaaatg AATCTTTGATTGGGGAAACTTACGTCGAAAAGATTATTGATAAACTTCAAGCGGCTCTATCTAAAGCTAGAGACCTTTCAGAAGCTGGAAATACTGAACCTTCAGTGTCTTTCATCTGCGATGTAGCCTCAAGCTTTTTCAGCTCAGTTAAAGGGTGTTTACTGATGCCATCCTCAGAAGACTTGCTGCTTACCATCTTCCAGCTGTGTGCTCAGAGGCAGGATGCTACACACTTAACAg aTTTACTTGTATGTAAGTTAAAACACACTTGGATGTCTGGTGTAAAGTCACTTGTCCATCAGCTTCGGAGTATGCAGAAACAGAGCAGCACCTTTTTGCTTAAATCTGCACTGTGGATCAAGAATCAAATTCAATCTTCCACATTGGATGTTAAAAG cCTTCAGGTTCTGATCTCTGCAGTTAGTGATTTATTGTCTGCACTTCTGGAAGCTGACAGACAGTCGGGATGTCTGGTGGGATCTTATGTTGAGCATGTTACACCCAACAGAACTGAGTGGGTGAAATTGCGCGAGTCTCTTTCTGCTGAG TGGATGCACAAACCTCTTTTGGAAGGAAGGCTGAGTATGAATTGTGAGCATTTGGGATCCTGTGTTAAGCTATGTGGCACAACTAAACTTCCAGGGCATCTGTGTACTTCAGCCTTATTAAGTAAAATGGCGTTGCTTGTATTGGAAAATGGTATGGACCATGGAAATGATgatgctgaaagaaagaaaattgacaATATAA TTGCAGAGCTGTTGTATTCATTACAATGGATTGAAGAGTTGGAGAATCCTCCTTACCTGCTTCTTGAATATCTTCATATGTTAGAAGAAATGCATATCACATATGAGAAGTTCAGTACCCTTAGTAATACAACTGACCTTCAGCAAACAATATTTGATAG gTCGGAGGAACATGGAAGACTCTGGTCCTTAACCATGGCCAAACTGATTCGTGCAGAAAACGTGGTGTCCTGTGAAATGAAACATCTTTTTAAGACAAGTGAAGG GTTTCTGCCATTAACAGAGGGCAGATTGCATACACTTCAGTGCTTATCAGCCTTTTtaactgaggaagaaaagaaagaactggTCTTCCACTGCGTGGCCAAACTTATGACATGTGCACAGACAGAGCTCTCCAGTACTGATG GAGCATTTGGGTGTCTTTCCATTTTGAACTCCTGCTTGAATGACAGTAGTATTGATTGTGATCATCTATTACCTGGGATACTAAAAATCATAATGTCTTGGAAAAACGATAATGAGGACAGCTTTCTCTTTAGCTG caatcTGAAAGAAACAAGTGCTCAGTTGCTGGGTTTCAACATAGAGATGATCCGTTACCTTCCATTGTTGCTGAAGTATTCCACAGCTCCTTTGGCTGATAATGAATGGGACTTCATCATGTGCTCCATGCTGGCTTGGTTAGAG acAACCTGTGAAAACCATTCGCTCTATCATATCCCACTTGTGCAGATTTTTGCTTGTGTCAGTTGTGACTTGGCATCTGCCCTTAGTGCTTACTTTGAATCTGCAGCTCCTGAGACTACTGAAAACCTTCCTGTGAACTTGATCAGTGAATGGAAAGAATTCTTTTCTGAGGGAATTCACAATTTGCTGTTACCTTTGTTGGTGAAAGTCACAG GAGAAACCAAAACTGCGGCTGAAGGCTCTTTTCAGAACTCTGTATTAACATCTTTGGGTGAAGCTCTAACTTACATATCAAAGGACCAATTGTTAAACCATAAATTGCCAGCGAAGTTTGTTGCAGGCCAGAAAACAAATCTTCCCGATAAACTACAGACTCTGTTAAACACACTGTCTCCATTGTTGCTTTTCTGGGCTAGACCTGTACAGATTTCTGTCTACCACATGTTGTATAA aTTAATGCCTGAATTGCCTAAATTTGATGATGAAGATCTCAAATCCTATGGTGACGAAGAGGAAGAATCAGcatt ATCGCCTCCAGCTGCTCTTATGTCTGTCCTTGCCACTCAAGAGGTCTTACTAGAAAACATCCTAGAATGCATTCCAGTTGGAGAATTTGCAGTTATTCAGCCCTTGAGTGATGAGTTCTGCCTTGTTCTTGGATATCTTCTCACTTGGAAGTTAACATTAACTTTCTTCAAAGCGGCTTCTTCTCAG CTACGAGTTCTCTATTCACAATACCttagaagaacaaaaagctTGAATAAACTGCTTTATCACTTGTTCAGGCTTATGCCTGAAAATCCTGTCTTTTCTGGGCCAACTTCAGAAGTTCCGAATAAGGATACAAAGACCTTCTTTACTGAAGAGCTTCATTTAGATGTCAAAG GAACAGGAGCCCTGTCATCCCAAATTCCACACTTGGCTTGTACTGTGTATCATATAACTTTGAAAGACTTGCCAGCCATGGTTAGGCTTTGGTGGAATAGCTGTGAGAAACGTGTCTTCAATGTTGTAGATAAATTTACAAGCAAGTATGTCAGCAGCGTGCTTTCTTCACAGGAAATATCTTCTGTTCAAACTAGCACACAGTTATTTAATGGCATGACG gtaAAAGCTCGGTCTGCTGCACGGGAAGTCATTGCTACCTATTCAGTTGATGATATATTTATTGAACTAATAATACAGCTTCCAACAAATTACCCGCTGGGGTCCATAACAGTTGAGAGTGGAAAGAGAGTTGGTGTGGCTGTTCAGCAATGGCGCAATTGGATGCTACAGTTAAGCACATACCTAACGCATCAA aATGGAAGTATTATGGAAGGCTTATCTTTGTGGAAAAATAACGTGGATAAACGTTTTGAGGGTGTAGAAGATTGCATGATCTGTTTTTCAGTCATTCATGGTTCCAACTATTCTCTTCCCAAAAAAGCTTGCAGAACATGTAAGAAAAAGTTTCATTCAGCTTGCTTG TACAAATGGTTCACATCCAGCAACAAATCCACCTGTCCGCTTTGTCGAGAGacattcttctga
- the RWDD2B gene encoding RWD domain-containing protein 2B isoform X3: protein MASREEAEAQVSELDLLSSMFPREEEFLVTDPLALAELKLSAESEATEVPSSKVQFILNVKPEVPGASMVEFSMVCALPFKYPTVPPEITVRSPLLSRSQQIQLNSDLKTYLMQNCSGEPCMLSAREWVKDHASAYIDRELSASSVMTSNTTQSEDVIFTRLWIYSHHIYNKQKRKNIIEWAKELSLSGFSMPGKPGVVCVEGLQSNCEEFWSRVKRLTWKRILIRHREDVSLEGGGHAEIQKQRKFSALEEKCFDAHGPRGNHMDLGQLYQFLEKKGCADIFQMYFGVEGH, encoded by the exons ATGGCCAGCCGCGAGGAAGCCGAGGCGCAGGTGTCGGAGCTGGACTTGCTCTCCAGCATGTTTCCCCGCGAGGAGGAGTTCCTCGTCACCGACCCGCTGGCTCTGGCAGAGCTAAAGCTTTCTGCTGAAAGCGAGGCCACAGAGGTGCCCTCTTCGAAAGTCCAGTTTATACTCAACGTAAAGCCCGAGGTCCCCGGTGCCTCGATG GTGGAATTCTCTATGGTCTGTGCTTTACCGTTTAAATATCCAACTGTTCCACCAGAAATTACGGTGAG gtcacCATTATTAAGCCGCTCTCAGCAGATTCAGCTGAACTCAGATCTAAAAACATATTTGATGCAAAACTGCAGTGGTGAGCCTTGCATGTTGAGTGCAAGAGAATGGGTTAAAGACCATGCATCTGCTTACATTGACAGAGAGCTTTCAGCCTCCTCAGTGATGACATCAAATACCACGCAGTCTGAGGACGTCATTTTCACTAGATTGTGGATCTATAGTCACCACATTTAcaacaagcaaaaaagaaagaatattattGAATGGGCGAAGGAGCTCTCTCTGTCAGGGTTTTCTATGCCGGGGAAACCAGGCGTTGTTTGTGTAGAAGGTCTACAAAGTAATTGTGAAGAGTTCTGGTCAAG AGTAAAAAGACTAACGTGGAAAAGAATACTAATTCGGCACAGAGAAGATGTTTCTTTGGAAGGTGGAGGACATGCTGAGATTCAGAAGCAAAGAAAGTTCTCcgctttggaagaaaaatgttttgatgcGCATGGTCCCAGAGGAAATCATATGGATTTGGGGCAGCTATAtcaatttttagaaaaaaaaggatgtgctgacatttttcaaatgtactTTGGGGTTGAAGGGCATTAG
- the RWDD2B gene encoding RWD domain-containing protein 2B isoform X2, whose amino-acid sequence MAERNGGVLSCHPDPELLTPPSAAEAAEMASREEAEAQVSELDLLSSMFPREEEFLVTDPLALAELKLSAESEATEVPSSKVQFILNVKPEVPGASMVEFSMVCALPFKYPTVPPEITVRSPLLSRSQQIQLNSDLKTYLMQNCSGEPCMLSAREWVKDHASAYIDRELSASSVMTSNTTQSEDVIFTRLWIYSHHIYNKQKRKNIIEWAKELSLSGFSMPGKPGVVCVEGLQSNCEEFWSRVKRLTWKRILIRHREDVSLEGGGHAEIQKQRKFSALEEKCFDAHGPRGNHMDLGQLYQFLEKKGCADIFQMYFGVEGH is encoded by the exons ATGGCGGAGCGTAATGGCGGTGTCCTGAGCTGTCACCCTGACCCCGAGCTTTTAACGCCCCCTAGCGCGGCT GAAGCCGCAGAAATGGCCAGCCGCGAGGAAGCCGAGGCGCAGGTGTCGGAGCTGGACTTGCTCTCCAGCATGTTTCCCCGCGAGGAGGAGTTCCTCGTCACCGACCCGCTGGCTCTGGCAGAGCTAAAGCTTTCTGCTGAAAGCGAGGCCACAGAGGTGCCCTCTTCGAAAGTCCAGTTTATACTCAACGTAAAGCCCGAGGTCCCCGGTGCCTCGATG GTGGAATTCTCTATGGTCTGTGCTTTACCGTTTAAATATCCAACTGTTCCACCAGAAATTACGGTGAG gtcacCATTATTAAGCCGCTCTCAGCAGATTCAGCTGAACTCAGATCTAAAAACATATTTGATGCAAAACTGCAGTGGTGAGCCTTGCATGTTGAGTGCAAGAGAATGGGTTAAAGACCATGCATCTGCTTACATTGACAGAGAGCTTTCAGCCTCCTCAGTGATGACATCAAATACCACGCAGTCTGAGGACGTCATTTTCACTAGATTGTGGATCTATAGTCACCACATTTAcaacaagcaaaaaagaaagaatattattGAATGGGCGAAGGAGCTCTCTCTGTCAGGGTTTTCTATGCCGGGGAAACCAGGCGTTGTTTGTGTAGAAGGTCTACAAAGTAATTGTGAAGAGTTCTGGTCAAG AGTAAAAAGACTAACGTGGAAAAGAATACTAATTCGGCACAGAGAAGATGTTTCTTTGGAAGGTGGAGGACATGCTGAGATTCAGAAGCAAAGAAAGTTCTCcgctttggaagaaaaatgttttgatgcGCATGGTCCCAGAGGAAATCATATGGATTTGGGGCAGCTATAtcaatttttagaaaaaaaaggatgtgctgacatttttcaaatgtactTTGGGGTTGAAGGGCATTAG
- the RWDD2B gene encoding RWD domain-containing protein 2B isoform X1, whose product MAAGGGPARPLHLSAEATVTGCRAYFRRAACWKCEGTEAAEMASREEAEAQVSELDLLSSMFPREEEFLVTDPLALAELKLSAESEATEVPSSKVQFILNVKPEVPGASMVEFSMVCALPFKYPTVPPEITVRSPLLSRSQQIQLNSDLKTYLMQNCSGEPCMLSAREWVKDHASAYIDRELSASSVMTSNTTQSEDVIFTRLWIYSHHIYNKQKRKNIIEWAKELSLSGFSMPGKPGVVCVEGLQSNCEEFWSRVKRLTWKRILIRHREDVSLEGGGHAEIQKQRKFSALEEKCFDAHGPRGNHMDLGQLYQFLEKKGCADIFQMYFGVEGH is encoded by the exons ATGGCGGCTGGGGGCGGCCCGGCTCGGCCACTTCACCTCAGCGCCGAGGCAACGGTCACCGGCTGCCGCGCGTACTTCCGGCGCGCTGCATGCTGGAAGTGCGAGGGAACG GAAGCCGCAGAAATGGCCAGCCGCGAGGAAGCCGAGGCGCAGGTGTCGGAGCTGGACTTGCTCTCCAGCATGTTTCCCCGCGAGGAGGAGTTCCTCGTCACCGACCCGCTGGCTCTGGCAGAGCTAAAGCTTTCTGCTGAAAGCGAGGCCACAGAGGTGCCCTCTTCGAAAGTCCAGTTTATACTCAACGTAAAGCCCGAGGTCCCCGGTGCCTCGATG GTGGAATTCTCTATGGTCTGTGCTTTACCGTTTAAATATCCAACTGTTCCACCAGAAATTACGGTGAG gtcacCATTATTAAGCCGCTCTCAGCAGATTCAGCTGAACTCAGATCTAAAAACATATTTGATGCAAAACTGCAGTGGTGAGCCTTGCATGTTGAGTGCAAGAGAATGGGTTAAAGACCATGCATCTGCTTACATTGACAGAGAGCTTTCAGCCTCCTCAGTGATGACATCAAATACCACGCAGTCTGAGGACGTCATTTTCACTAGATTGTGGATCTATAGTCACCACATTTAcaacaagcaaaaaagaaagaatattattGAATGGGCGAAGGAGCTCTCTCTGTCAGGGTTTTCTATGCCGGGGAAACCAGGCGTTGTTTGTGTAGAAGGTCTACAAAGTAATTGTGAAGAGTTCTGGTCAAG AGTAAAAAGACTAACGTGGAAAAGAATACTAATTCGGCACAGAGAAGATGTTTCTTTGGAAGGTGGAGGACATGCTGAGATTCAGAAGCAAAGAAAGTTCTCcgctttggaagaaaaatgttttgatgcGCATGGTCCCAGAGGAAATCATATGGATTTGGGGCAGCTATAtcaatttttagaaaaaaaaggatgtgctgacatttttcaaatgtactTTGGGGTTGAAGGGCATTAG